The following proteins are co-located in the Polystyrenella longa genome:
- a CDS encoding lysophospholipid acyltransferase family protein produces MFQAGFFDQIRATIESQPYFGLYLLLAYLVLIFGWLATKVLKSDHTISGWALFLMVHLYVPMVWRVRINKRCPYPADGPGLIIANHRSPVDPFLVCVWNHLGVYPRTFRLVSFLMAQEYYTIPVVSWVSRTMECVPIARSGRDMQGVKDCLSLLKKGHLVGVFPEGRLNTGDGVMPFGTGIAWLALRAKVPIYPVYIHDTPVSSSSMVEPFIKRTRSRLVYGDPIDLSPFYADSKKKETIEEVTELLHTRLAELEYPRPEPSLPF; encoded by the coding sequence ATGTTCCAGGCCGGCTTCTTCGACCAAATCAGAGCCACTATAGAGTCTCAACCTTACTTCGGACTCTATCTACTGCTGGCTTATCTTGTGCTGATCTTCGGCTGGCTGGCCACCAAGGTATTAAAGTCCGACCACACGATATCCGGGTGGGCCCTATTCTTAATGGTACACCTGTATGTCCCGATGGTCTGGCGGGTGCGCATTAACAAACGGTGTCCTTATCCGGCTGATGGTCCCGGATTGATCATCGCCAATCACCGAAGCCCAGTGGATCCGTTTCTCGTCTGCGTCTGGAACCATCTCGGAGTTTATCCCCGGACTTTTCGACTCGTCAGCTTTTTAATGGCACAGGAGTATTACACTATTCCTGTTGTCTCCTGGGTCAGTCGGACCATGGAATGCGTCCCCATCGCGCGGTCAGGTCGCGACATGCAGGGAGTGAAAGACTGTCTGTCACTGCTCAAGAAGGGGCACCTGGTGGGAGTCTTCCCTGAAGGGCGATTGAATACGGGCGATGGAGTGATGCCATTCGGAACCGGAATTGCCTGGCTGGCGTTAAGAGCAAAAGTGCCGATTTATCCGGTCTACATTCACGATACCCCCGTGAGTAGTAGTTCGATGGTGGAACCTTTTATTAAGCGAACCCGCTCTCGGTTAGTCTACGGCGACCCGATCGATTTGAGTCCGTTCTATGCGGACAGCAAGAAGAAGGAGACGATCGAGGAAGTCACGGAGTTGTTGCACACTCGCCTGGCCGAATTGGAATATCCCCGGCCAGAACCTTCGTTGCCATTCTAA
- a CDS encoding potassium channel family protein → MANDSSQMLRQIVTILVLLVGLTFLGALGFHLTTDVGWFDSVYYAVITVTTLGYQQPDNFSNTGKLFVIFYLIGGLGVFSFSAFQLGQWVVSAQFRAYREQRRMEKRIAEMHNHFIICGCGRMGTTIAKQMELRDQQFVILDSNQELLDDICHTHNWAFLAGDATDDEILLKAGIQRARGLASVLPTDADNVYVVLSARMLMSDLQITARASNDKAVLKLERAGATRVVSPFSSGAQKMARFMLNPRVEDFLEIADTGGMEFELADVHIEEESPYVGLQLNQADLREKGAMVVGIRRADGERLMPPPGDAEIRIGDCLFVFGNSQAVSEITGNPIKDA, encoded by the coding sequence ATGGCAAATGACTCTTCACAAATGCTGCGGCAGATTGTGACGATCCTGGTATTGCTGGTTGGTTTAACTTTTCTTGGGGCGCTTGGATTTCATTTGACGACTGATGTCGGCTGGTTCGACAGCGTTTATTACGCGGTGATCACGGTCACCACTCTTGGATATCAGCAACCTGACAACTTCAGCAACACGGGTAAGCTGTTTGTCATCTTCTACCTCATTGGCGGCCTGGGAGTTTTCTCCTTCAGCGCCTTTCAACTTGGTCAATGGGTGGTAAGCGCCCAGTTCCGGGCCTATCGGGAGCAGAGACGGATGGAAAAGCGAATCGCAGAGATGCACAACCATTTCATCATCTGTGGTTGTGGACGTATGGGTACGACGATTGCCAAACAGATGGAATTGCGAGATCAGCAGTTTGTCATTCTCGACTCTAATCAGGAACTACTGGACGACATATGTCATACCCATAACTGGGCCTTCCTGGCTGGCGATGCGACTGACGACGAGATACTTCTCAAGGCCGGCATTCAGCGGGCACGAGGGCTAGCCTCGGTCTTGCCGACGGATGCCGACAATGTCTACGTCGTTCTGTCCGCACGGATGCTCATGTCCGATCTGCAGATCACAGCCCGGGCGAGCAATGACAAAGCGGTATTGAAACTGGAAAGAGCGGGCGCCACACGTGTGGTGAGTCCCTTCAGTTCCGGAGCCCAGAAGATGGCTCGCTTCATGCTGAATCCGCGCGTGGAAGACTTCCTGGAAATCGCGGACACGGGGGGAATGGAATTCGAACTGGCCGATGTCCATATCGAAGAGGAAAGTCCCTATGTCGGATTACAATTGAATCAGGCCGACTTGCGTGAAAAGGGAGCGATGGTCGTCGGGATTCGTCGCGCTGATGGTGAACGGTTAATGCCGCCTCCGGGCGATGCCGAAATCAGGATCGGAGATTGCCTGTTCGTGTTTGGAAACTCACAGGCAGTGAGTGAAATCACCGGCAACCCCATCAAAGACGCGTAA
- the hpnE gene encoding hydroxysqualene dehydroxylase HpnE, whose translation MNQQEAHPPVPTSDTSLPRKVAIFGGGLAGLAAAQSLSAKGMQVDLYEARPRLGGRASSFIDQTTGEQIDNCQHVAMGCCTNFFHFCKQAGIGSHFRRLETLHFVDQQGRRSELKNGPWPAPFHLTGSFLRMRHFRWRERGQIALAMRQLMSTPTSDLCFEDWLNQQQQSDRVLRDFWHVILVSALSESLDRIPYSAARQVFVQGFLSHRDAWKVSLPTVPLHELYGETLQTHLQEQGVTLHLQSRIKELTTQGNSIKNVVMANEEQVSADAYVLATPWTAIPKLFPTVEPPPRFIQQAEQLESAPISSVHLWFNRSLSDETHAVLLGRVSQWIFNRSAIQNIENPERHYYQIVISQSRELSSWSQDEIVQHVLKEIASVWPESMMQAQLVHSRVVREHHAVFSIPPDAESDRPDQVTEYENLLLAGDWTETGWPATMEGAVRSGYLAAEKLLQVWGIPARILQPDLPRSGFINHLGLIRG comes from the coding sequence ATGAACCAGCAAGAGGCTCACCCTCCGGTCCCTACTAGCGACACCTCACTTCCCCGTAAGGTTGCCATATTCGGTGGCGGGCTGGCGGGGCTGGCTGCGGCTCAGTCGCTTTCTGCCAAAGGAATGCAAGTCGATCTTTACGAAGCCCGTCCCCGTCTTGGTGGCCGAGCGAGTTCCTTCATCGATCAAACCACGGGCGAACAGATTGATAATTGTCAGCACGTCGCCATGGGATGCTGCACGAACTTCTTCCACTTCTGCAAACAGGCTGGCATCGGATCTCACTTTCGCAGGTTGGAGACCTTGCACTTCGTTGACCAACAGGGACGCCGAAGCGAACTGAAGAACGGTCCCTGGCCCGCTCCGTTTCATTTAACGGGTAGCTTCCTGCGGATGCGTCATTTCCGCTGGCGCGAACGGGGCCAGATTGCTCTGGCGATGCGGCAGTTAATGTCCACTCCGACCAGCGATCTCTGTTTTGAGGACTGGTTGAATCAGCAGCAACAATCGGACCGGGTCCTGCGTGACTTCTGGCATGTGATTCTGGTAAGTGCCCTCAGCGAATCACTCGATCGAATTCCGTATTCTGCCGCGCGTCAGGTTTTTGTCCAAGGGTTTCTCTCTCATCGCGACGCCTGGAAAGTCAGTCTCCCGACCGTTCCGCTTCATGAACTTTATGGAGAGACATTGCAGACCCACTTGCAGGAACAGGGCGTCACATTGCACCTGCAGTCTCGAATTAAAGAGCTGACCACCCAAGGAAACAGCATTAAGAATGTCGTCATGGCTAATGAAGAGCAGGTTTCGGCAGACGCTTATGTTTTAGCCACTCCGTGGACAGCCATCCCGAAACTCTTCCCTACAGTTGAACCGCCGCCCCGCTTTATTCAACAGGCAGAGCAATTGGAATCGGCACCGATTTCCTCGGTGCATCTCTGGTTTAATCGCTCGCTGAGTGACGAGACCCACGCTGTGCTGCTGGGACGTGTTTCGCAGTGGATTTTCAACCGATCGGCGATTCAAAACATTGAAAACCCGGAACGACATTATTACCAGATAGTGATCAGTCAAAGCCGGGAGCTCTCTTCGTGGTCTCAAGATGAAATCGTCCAGCACGTCTTAAAGGAAATCGCCTCCGTCTGGCCCGAATCCATGATGCAGGCGCAGTTAGTTCATTCGCGAGTCGTCCGGGAACATCATGCTGTGTTCTCGATACCGCCAGATGCGGAGTCGGACCGGCCTGATCAAGTGACGGAGTATGAGAATTTGTTGCTCGCGGGTGACTGGACCGAAACGGGCTGGCCTGCCACGATGGAAGGTGCTGTCAGAAGTGGCTATCTGGCGGCAGAGAAGCTATTGCAAGTCTGGGGCATACCTGCCAGAATCCTGCAACCTGATCTACCCAGGTCCGGCTTCATCAACCACTTAGGCTTAATACGCGGTTGA
- a CDS encoding DNA gyrase inhibitor YacG has product MVKSAPCPICKVAVQPPESGETTHFPFCSKRCQNVDFMRWCNGEYAIVEPLTQDKLIEHLSPEELEDLLEE; this is encoded by the coding sequence ATGGTTAAATCGGCCCCCTGCCCTATCTGCAAAGTTGCTGTTCAGCCGCCTGAGTCTGGTGAGACTACTCATTTTCCGTTCTGCTCCAAACGGTGTCAGAACGTCGATTTCATGCGTTGGTGCAACGGGGAATATGCTATCGTGGAACCGCTGACGCAGGACAAGCTGATAGAACACTTATCGCCGGAAGAACTTGAGGACCTACTCGAGGAGTAA
- a CDS encoding FmdB family zinc ribbon protein, with product MPTYDYKCGACEHEWEAFHSIKAKPIRKCPECGKLKAVRQIGPGAGIIFKGSGFYQTDYRSSSYKKAAAADSSSSSSSSESKSKESKSNSGSSSD from the coding sequence ATGCCGACTTATGACTACAAGTGTGGTGCCTGTGAGCACGAGTGGGAAGCCTTTCATTCGATCAAAGCTAAACCGATCCGGAAATGTCCGGAATGCGGTAAGCTGAAAGCCGTGCGACAGATCGGCCCCGGCGCCGGGATCATCTTTAAAGGAAGTGGTTTTTATCAAACCGACTACCGAAGTTCTTCCTACAAAAAGGCTGCCGCCGCCGACAGTAGTTCGAGTTCCTCGAGTTCTGAAAGCAAAAGCAAAGAAAGTAAGAGCAATTCTGGATCGTCGTCCGATTGA
- the grpE gene encoding nucleotide exchange factor GrpE, producing the protein MTENTVPFPEDEMAADETSADANAASSDDAAGSIEEQLAQVTEERDQNFDQLMRTRAELDNVRRRTRTELDDQRKYQSLSLARDLLPGLDNLQRAITAGESSGNVTDLLQGLEMVLNQFENTFTQHGLKKIEAVGKPFDPNFHEAIQNMPSEDIPAMHVIAEAETGYVLNDRVVRPSKVLVSSGPASAE; encoded by the coding sequence ATGACCGAAAACACCGTTCCTTTTCCGGAAGACGAAATGGCTGCCGACGAAACATCTGCTGATGCAAACGCCGCTTCTTCTGACGACGCTGCCGGTTCTATCGAAGAGCAGCTGGCGCAAGTCACAGAAGAACGCGATCAGAATTTCGATCAACTGATGCGCACGCGTGCAGAGCTGGACAATGTCCGACGGCGTACTCGAACCGAGCTGGACGATCAGCGGAAATATCAGTCGCTATCGCTCGCACGAGACTTGCTGCCCGGCCTGGACAACTTGCAGCGCGCCATCACTGCGGGTGAAAGCTCGGGTAATGTCACCGATCTTTTGCAGGGACTGGAAATGGTCCTGAATCAGTTCGAAAACACGTTTACTCAACATGGTCTCAAGAAAATTGAAGCGGTGGGGAAACCTTTCGATCCAAACTTTCACGAGGCCATTCAAAATATGCCCAGTGAAGACATTCCGGCCATGCATGTGATCGCTGAAGCCGAAACCGGTTATGTCTTAAATGACCGGGTCGTGCGTCCCAGCAAAGTGCTGGTCTCCAGTGGTCCCGCCAGCGCTGAATAG
- the dnaJ gene encoding molecular chaperone DnaJ, with protein sequence MSTKIEFYEFLSVSRDATPEQIKKAYKKMAIANHPDRNPGDEEAIERFKTASEAYEVLSDENKRSRYDRYGHAGLSGLGGGGGAGAGFQDVSDIFDAFGDLFDGFGFAGAGGGRRGGGGARPRKGSSLRTSIKIDLHEAAAGCTRTLDVDRNVECKTCHGSGAEPGSSPETCDYCGGHGKVVQSQGFFRVQTTCPACRGVGQTIRDKCNTCHGSGHTSQTDKLELNVPAGIDDGMQLCLRGEGEAGKNGGPAGDLYVDIHLKPHRIFERHDKDLFCRIPITYTQATLGSDLEVPTLSGAHTLTIPAATQPNEQFRLKGMGMPDVHGRRSGDIVVEVQVEVPQKLTERQEELLRELAELENKHVSPHRKTFFASVKDYFASFTTSDE encoded by the coding sequence ATGTCTACAAAAATTGAATTTTACGAATTCTTAAGTGTCTCTCGTGATGCCACGCCTGAGCAAATAAAGAAGGCGTACAAAAAGATGGCCATCGCCAATCATCCCGACCGCAACCCGGGAGACGAAGAAGCGATTGAGCGATTTAAAACGGCATCCGAAGCGTACGAAGTCCTTAGCGACGAAAACAAACGAAGTCGGTACGACCGTTATGGTCACGCCGGGCTCTCTGGGCTCGGCGGCGGAGGTGGTGCAGGCGCTGGTTTCCAGGATGTCAGTGACATCTTCGACGCCTTCGGAGACCTGTTCGATGGATTTGGCTTTGCTGGTGCAGGTGGAGGTCGTCGCGGAGGTGGAGGCGCTCGCCCCCGGAAAGGTTCCAGTCTGCGGACTTCTATCAAAATCGATCTGCATGAAGCAGCCGCCGGCTGTACACGGACTTTGGATGTCGATCGCAATGTCGAATGTAAAACCTGTCACGGTTCAGGTGCCGAACCAGGCAGCTCACCGGAGACATGTGACTACTGCGGTGGCCACGGGAAGGTTGTCCAGTCTCAAGGTTTCTTTCGTGTGCAGACGACCTGTCCTGCCTGTCGCGGTGTAGGCCAGACCATCCGGGACAAGTGTAATACCTGTCACGGAAGCGGTCACACATCCCAAACAGATAAGTTGGAACTTAATGTTCCCGCCGGAATTGATGACGGGATGCAGCTCTGCTTGCGGGGCGAGGGAGAAGCGGGTAAAAACGGGGGACCTGCCGGCGACTTGTACGTCGATATTCACCTCAAACCGCATCGTATATTCGAACGACACGACAAAGACTTGTTCTGCCGAATCCCAATCACCTACACCCAGGCAACCTTGGGCAGTGATTTGGAAGTTCCGACTTTATCCGGTGCTCATACGCTTACAATTCCGGCTGCTACTCAACCGAACGAGCAATTCCGCCTGAAAGGGATGGGAATGCCCGATGTCCACGGACGTCGCTCAGGCGACATTGTGGTGGAGGTACAGGTGGAAGTCCCACAGAAGCTGACTGAACGTCAGGAAGAGCTGTTACGCGAACTGGCGGAACTGGAAAACAAGCACGTCTCGCCTCACCGCAAGACATTTTTTGCATCGGTGAAAGATTACTTTGCCTCTTTCACCACCTCAGACGAATAA
- the groL gene encoding chaperonin GroEL (60 kDa chaperone family; promotes refolding of misfolded polypeptides especially under stressful conditions; forms two stacked rings of heptamers to form a barrel-shaped 14mer; ends can be capped by GroES; misfolded proteins enter the barrel where they are refolded when GroES binds), whose protein sequence is MAKQLLFEDRARIKLQRGVSTLADAVAVTMGPTGRNVIIDKSFGNPVVTKDGVTVSKEVDLECPYENMGAKLLNEVASKTSDIAGDGTTTATVLARAIYEEGLRSISLGANPTVVRRGIDKAVEAAVAKLEELAKPVSSKEEIAQVGAISANNDDAIGKLIADAMEQVGRDGVITVEEGKSNETTLELADGLQFEKGYISPYFVTDANDMKAVLEDCLILIFEKKISNLRDFVPLLEKTAQTGKPLLVIAEDVEAEALTALVVNKLRGILNICAVKAPGFGERRKAMLGDIAVMTGGTLISEDLGIKLEAVELEHLGSAKTVEVTKDNCTIVDGGGEQDKITARIQQIRNHIEKTDSEYDREKYQERLAKMTGGVAIISVGAATEAEMKQTKARMEDALHATRAAVEEGILPGGGTALLRCVEVVSKVKAKGDEKIGIQILTRALQAPIRQIAENCGLDGAVIADEVSEKPTNTGYNARTGEYVDMYKAGVIDPVKVVKNALVNASSIAGLMLTTQVLVTRADDDHKKNTVEGSIH, encoded by the coding sequence GTGGCGAAGCAATTACTTTTTGAAGACCGGGCACGCATCAAACTGCAACGCGGAGTCAGTACTCTGGCCGACGCTGTTGCAGTCACGATGGGACCGACTGGTCGCAATGTGATCATCGACAAAAGCTTCGGTAACCCCGTCGTCACTAAAGACGGTGTCACCGTAAGTAAAGAAGTCGATTTGGAATGCCCTTATGAAAACATGGGCGCCAAACTACTCAACGAAGTCGCATCCAAAACATCGGATATTGCCGGTGACGGAACGACCACCGCGACTGTTCTGGCACGAGCCATCTACGAAGAAGGTTTGCGAAGCATCTCTTTAGGTGCCAACCCGACCGTCGTTCGTCGTGGTATCGACAAAGCTGTAGAAGCTGCCGTCGCCAAACTGGAAGAACTGGCTAAACCTGTCAGCTCTAAAGAAGAGATCGCCCAGGTCGGTGCCATCTCTGCCAACAACGACGACGCCATTGGCAAACTGATTGCAGATGCCATGGAACAAGTTGGACGCGACGGTGTTATCACTGTCGAAGAAGGCAAAAGCAACGAAACGACTTTGGAACTGGCTGATGGTCTTCAGTTCGAAAAAGGATACATCTCTCCTTACTTCGTTACTGACGCCAACGATATGAAAGCCGTCCTCGAAGATTGTCTGATTCTGATCTTCGAAAAGAAAATCTCCAACCTGCGTGACTTCGTTCCGTTGTTGGAAAAAACCGCCCAGACTGGCAAACCTCTGCTTGTGATTGCAGAAGATGTCGAAGCCGAAGCACTGACCGCCCTGGTGGTTAACAAACTTCGTGGCATTCTCAACATCTGTGCTGTCAAAGCTCCTGGCTTCGGCGAACGTCGTAAAGCGATGCTCGGCGATATTGCCGTCATGACCGGTGGTACATTGATCTCTGAAGATCTCGGTATCAAACTGGAAGCCGTTGAACTGGAACATCTCGGTTCAGCCAAAACTGTTGAAGTGACCAAAGACAATTGCACGATCGTCGATGGTGGTGGTGAGCAGGACAAAATCACCGCTCGAATTCAGCAGATTCGAAATCATATCGAAAAAACGGACAGCGAATACGACCGGGAGAAATACCAGGAACGTCTCGCCAAAATGACTGGCGGCGTTGCCATCATTTCCGTCGGTGCTGCCACTGAAGCAGAAATGAAACAGACCAAAGCCCGTATGGAAGATGCTCTGCATGCGACCCGCGCCGCTGTGGAAGAAGGAATTCTGCCTGGTGGTGGAACTGCCCTGCTTCGCTGTGTCGAAGTCGTCAGCAAAGTAAAAGCCAAAGGGGACGAGAAAATCGGTATTCAGATTCTGACTCGTGCTCTACAGGCTCCTATTCGTCAAATCGCAGAAAACTGTGGTCTTGACGGAGCTGTCATCGCCGATGAAGTCAGCGAAAAGCCGACTAACACTGGTTACAACGCTCGCACCGGCGAGTATGTAGACATGTACAAGGCTGGCGTGATTGACCCTGTAAAAGTCGTCAAAAACGCTCTGGTTAATGCCTCTTCTATCGCAGGACTGATGTTGACCACTCAAGTGCTCGTTACGCGTGCCGATGACGATCATAAGAAAAATACGGTCGAAGGTAGTATCCACTAA
- the groES gene encoding co-chaperone GroES has product MQLKPLDDRIVVKQIEAEETTAGGIVLPDAAKEKSQRGEVVALGPGRLLDSGERCPIGLEVGDQVLFGKYGGSDIEVDGEEVKILRESDILAKIV; this is encoded by the coding sequence ATGCAGTTGAAACCTTTGGATGATCGTATCGTTGTAAAACAAATTGAAGCAGAAGAAACAACCGCGGGCGGAATCGTCCTGCCAGACGCCGCTAAAGAGAAATCTCAGCGTGGCGAAGTGGTTGCTCTTGGTCCCGGACGTCTGTTGGACAGCGGCGAACGCTGCCCCATCGGACTGGAAGTAGGCGACCAGGTTCTCTTCGGCAAATACGGTGGATCGGACATCGAAGTCGATGGCGAAGAAGTCAAGATTCTTCGCGAATCCGATATCCTGGCTAAAATTGTGTAA
- the groL gene encoding chaperonin GroEL (60 kDa chaperone family; promotes refolding of misfolded polypeptides especially under stressful conditions; forms two stacked rings of heptamers to form a barrel-shaped 14mer; ends can be capped by GroES; misfolded proteins enter the barrel where they are refolded when GroES binds) — MAKLLTFDEDARGKLLDGVSKLAKAVSSTLGPRGRNAVLDKGWGAPKVTKDGVTVAEDIELEDPFENMGVQLVKEVASKTNDTAGDGTTTATVLAAAMYKESLKYIAAGADPMSLSRGAQKAVDAVVEHLKKQAEPVKPNDKKAIATVATIAANNDPEIGKILADALMQVGKDGVITVDEGRSMTTEVELVEGMQFERGFLSPHFVTNEDSQECVLENCRILIHEEKISSAKPLVPILEAISKDGSPLLIIAEDIDGEALATLVVNKMRGIIKVAAVKAPGYGDRRKAMLEDIAVLTGGRAIFKDLGVKLEGVEPGDLGTAKKVIISSDATVIVQGSGKKGDVEGRAAQIRREIDSTDSDYDREKLQERLAKLAGGVAQINVGAATETEMKERKDLVDDALAATRAAIEEGIVPGGGTALLRSVKALDKLTPGGDQDLGVALVRNILEMPLRTIASNAGLDGAVVANRVKKNSDKNYGYDAMNDKYGDMLEFGVVDPTKVVRTALQNAVSVAALLMTTEAIIVDEPVEESDDHHHDDHHDMGGMGGMGGMPGMGGMGGMGGMPGMM; from the coding sequence GTGGCAAAGCTCTTAACATTTGATGAAGACGCCCGAGGCAAACTGCTGGATGGTGTTTCCAAACTGGCAAAAGCGGTTAGTAGTACATTGGGTCCCCGTGGTCGGAACGCCGTTCTGGACAAAGGTTGGGGCGCTCCTAAAGTGACTAAAGACGGTGTCACCGTCGCGGAAGACATCGAACTGGAAGACCCATTTGAAAACATGGGGGTGCAACTCGTTAAAGAAGTTGCTTCCAAAACCAACGACACCGCTGGCGACGGCACCACGACGGCAACCGTCCTGGCTGCTGCAATGTACAAAGAAAGCCTGAAATACATCGCCGCCGGTGCTGACCCCATGTCACTCAGCCGCGGAGCTCAAAAAGCGGTCGACGCGGTAGTGGAACACCTGAAAAAACAGGCTGAACCGGTCAAACCCAATGATAAAAAAGCAATCGCTACGGTTGCTACGATCGCTGCCAACAACGACCCGGAGATCGGCAAGATTCTCGCCGACGCTCTGATGCAAGTGGGCAAAGATGGCGTAATCACCGTCGATGAAGGCCGTTCTATGACGACCGAAGTCGAACTGGTCGAAGGAATGCAGTTTGAACGCGGTTTCCTGTCTCCCCACTTCGTCACTAACGAAGACTCTCAGGAATGTGTTCTCGAAAACTGCCGTATCCTGATTCACGAAGAAAAAATCTCGAGTGCCAAACCACTCGTGCCGATTCTGGAAGCAATTTCCAAAGATGGCTCTCCCCTGCTGATCATCGCAGAAGACATCGATGGCGAAGCTCTGGCGACATTGGTTGTCAACAAAATGCGTGGCATCATCAAAGTCGCTGCAGTGAAAGCTCCTGGCTACGGTGATCGCCGTAAAGCCATGCTCGAAGACATCGCCGTTCTTACTGGCGGACGGGCCATCTTCAAAGACCTGGGCGTGAAACTGGAAGGCGTCGAGCCTGGCGATCTTGGTACTGCCAAGAAAGTCATCATCAGCTCTGATGCAACCGTCATCGTTCAAGGCTCCGGCAAAAAAGGGGACGTCGAAGGCCGAGCAGCTCAGATTCGTCGTGAAATTGATTCAACTGACAGCGACTACGACCGTGAAAAACTGCAGGAACGCCTCGCCAAACTAGCCGGTGGTGTTGCTCAGATCAATGTTGGTGCCGCTACGGAAACAGAAATGAAAGAGCGAAAAGACCTTGTCGACGACGCTCTCGCCGCAACCCGCGCTGCCATCGAAGAAGGCATCGTCCCTGGTGGTGGAACAGCTCTGCTTCGCTCAGTGAAAGCTCTGGACAAACTGACTCCCGGTGGAGATCAGGACCTCGGAGTTGCCCTCGTTCGTAACATTCTCGAAATGCCTCTGCGAACCATCGCCAGCAATGCTGGACTCGACGGTGCCGTTGTTGCAAACCGGGTTAAAAAGAACTCAGACAAAAACTACGGCTACGACGCCATGAACGACAAATATGGCGACATGCTTGAGTTCGGTGTTGTCGACCCAACCAAAGTGGTTCGCACTGCTCTGCAGAATGCCGTTTCCGTCGCTGCCTTACTGATGACAACAGAAGCCATCATCGTGGATGAGCCGGTTGAAGAATCAGACGACCATCATCATGACGACCACCACGACATGGGTGGAATGGGCGGCATGGGTGGCATGCCAGGAATGGGAGGCATGGGAGGCATGGGAGGCATGCCCGGCATGATGTAA
- a CDS encoding ribose-phosphate diphosphokinase: protein MYDNLTLMSGRAHPQLTTEIAEYLGIVPASLEISNFPDGEISLQLMQNIRGCDVFLLQPTGPGVNDNLMELLIMIDACKRASAARITAVIPYFGYARQDRKDSGRVPITAKLVSNLITKAGADRVLTMDLHAAQIQGFFDVPVDHLYAAPILDGYVKSLRIPEDELVIVSPDEGSIKSSLMHLDNLGGTLAIVDKRRTNALETKQANLIGDSLEGKTALIFDDLISTAGSIVGAAKIARDHGATRVYLGASHAVFCGEAYNRLREADVTEIIVTNSLPLKEDHLLKNLRTISVAPLLGEAIRRIHSNESVSYLFD from the coding sequence ATGTATGATAATCTGACCCTGATGAGCGGTCGTGCCCATCCCCAACTGACGACAGAGATTGCGGAGTATCTGGGAATTGTCCCAGCTTCCCTGGAAATCTCCAACTTTCCAGATGGCGAGATCAGCCTGCAATTAATGCAGAACATCCGGGGCTGCGATGTGTTCCTCCTGCAGCCCACCGGCCCGGGTGTTAACGATAACCTGATGGAACTGCTGATCATGATTGACGCCTGCAAACGAGCAAGCGCCGCCCGGATCACAGCCGTCATCCCCTACTTCGGCTATGCACGTCAGGATCGAAAAGACTCTGGCCGAGTGCCTATTACTGCAAAACTGGTCTCCAACCTGATTACCAAAGCGGGGGCCGACCGTGTCCTGACAATGGACCTGCATGCGGCACAGATTCAAGGTTTCTTCGATGTCCCGGTGGACCACCTGTACGCAGCCCCCATCCTTGATGGATATGTGAAGTCCTTGCGGATCCCCGAGGACGAACTGGTGATTGTCAGTCCGGATGAAGGGAGCATTAAAAGCTCTCTGATGCACCTCGACAACCTGGGCGGAACATTAGCGATTGTCGATAAACGACGCACGAACGCTCTGGAAACCAAACAAGCCAACCTGATTGGAGACTCGCTGGAGGGAAAAACGGCCCTAATTTTCGACGATTTGATCTCCACGGCAGGTTCCATCGTCGGGGCGGCGAAAATCGCCCGCGATCACGGTGCGACTCGCGTCTATCTAGGCGCTTCTCATGCCGTTTTCTGCGGTGAAGCCTACAACCGACTTCGTGAGGCCGATGTGACTGAAATCATTGTCACGAATAGCCTCCCGCTCAAGGAAGATCACCTGTTGAAGAACCTGCGGACAATCTCGGTCGCCCCTTTGCTGGGCGAAGCGATCCGACGGATTCATAGCAATGAATCGGTCAGTTACCTGTTTGATTAA